GATGATCTGTTGAAACTctaagtgtcgttgtgtctccatacatagctacacttctctcttgatcgcttccgctatattATGAGAACTTGTGATCTTTGGCTGGGTATAAACTCTTTTAGTACGTGGGAATATTTTTTGAACATGAAACAGATGAGTCTATTTTGGAACCTTTGCTATTTTGGAGCATTTATTGTGATAGCCTTTTTGGATTTCattgctaaggcattatttctctcctatttaattgttcattaaatgctttggtaAAATCCCTTTTAAAATGGAAtcctagcctatgatctttgatgcatttaagtccgcttagttaacgatcgccgcatttattataccctagatgggcgggtcgttacagtCTATAAAACTGCAAGTCGATTCATACACGTTCTCATTAGTCACAAGTCACTACCATTTGGATCATAGGCTCTCTCTCAATTAAAACACCATATATTACAAATGAAAAACTCATCCCAAGAGATGATGAGTATATTAGACGGAATTATAgctcatttattttataaaccCCACACAAATTGCTTTATACAACCAATGtgaaaatcatcaaatcagTACGTGAAGGTACCACTATCAATTTACAAACTGATCAATGACTTTAGCTAGGGTTGTGTATCCATCATGCTTGCTACCTTAATGCAGTTGAAGCCTGTTGAAGCAACCAATATTATACACATGCTTGATAGTATATACTACTTTCGTCTCGCGATAAGTGATAGTACATTTATTTTGGGCATGCACATTAAGAAAATGGTATTTGATGAGTTAATTAgataaatgaagagaaaagaaagtaaaattacCCCAAGTTGACTACATCTGGTTTGTTCCTTTTCTGAAGCTCTGCATTCTCTTGACTTACAATGTGTATCTTCTTGTGTAGTTCTAAATTTTCTTGTTGAGTGAGGTTCGCCTGAGACAGGAGTGATAAGTTTATTCAAGAACATTACACAGTTGGAGATATGTGGACTTCTCACAAGGATATATACCTTCAAGTGTAGCTCTTTGATCTCCTCCCTCATCGTTTGTTCCTACCAGAGAGGATAATTAGGGATACAATCTCATTCATTGAAGTGTACAACTTATATGTATAAAGAGACTAATCATACGGATATTTAAGTTGATatcgttttattttatattttcaatataaatatctGACTAGTTTTTACCTTCCTCGTTCGCACTCCTTTTAGACTCTTCTCGAGTtgattttcaagattttggaGGTCCTCAACGCTCAATCCTGAAAGCTCTTTTCCTAAAAGCTGCCTGTACATACTCACCGGGAAAATGCATGTGGTATGCTTTTAGACATACTTGGTATGATAGAATGAAATAAAGGTAGAATAATAGGAAATGATTGacaaactcaaaataattCATCTACTTAGTATGCATAAGAAATACAAATggaaacaataacaaaatggaaatttgTTCGCAATTATTTTAGTCCtagatcaatttttttggtaaaatggTACTATTTGATATAACAGCTCGGAAATCATACATGCACATTACTGCCATTGAGTTAAACAATGTTTTTTATTCATACATAAAACGATGTTGTTTGATtgaaatatcaacaatatattaCAGACATGAGATGAGTCCACATTCTTTTGCCGTGGGATAATTgcaaataaatccaaaatttatgttttttagaATGGTTTATAAAGTTGTTGGACATATCATAATTGGACCaaacattttgatttttccggCAATTTGTCCTTGATTTTAGTGCACATACACTTCACTCTATTGCTActacatatggaaatttggaCATACCTGCGGCATTGTTGCAAGTACTGCAGTTGTTTCCTCAAGCTTGATGCTTCCCTCTGCCAAAACTGCAACAAAGACAAAATGGAATGGCCATATTTCTGC
The window above is part of the Salvia hispanica cultivar TCC Black 2014 unplaced genomic scaffold, UniMelb_Shisp_WGS_1.0 HiC_scaffold_1431, whole genome shotgun sequence genome. Proteins encoded here:
- the LOC125198411 gene encoding MADS-box transcription factor 27-like, coding for MFSSMRSVIERYAKLTEDNYHLINPTAEIKFWQREASSLRKQLQYLQQCRRQLLGKELSGLSVEDLQNLENQLEKSLKGVRTRKEQTMREEIKELHLKANLTQQENLELHKKIHIVSQENAELQKRNKPDVVNLG